One region of Terriglobia bacterium genomic DNA includes:
- a CDS encoding response regulator: MRAILFVDDHEVLARLSCEILEMQGYRAVSAYNGTEALKKFDEEDFDILVTDFRMDGMNGVELAKKVHEKNPDVPVIIVTGYGPIDGGKDVAACLQKEDLFPALLEKIKMFLGEREPRPQEVKTA; the protein is encoded by the coding sequence ATGCGCGCGATCCTTTTCGTTGACGATCATGAAGTGCTGGCGCGATTGAGCTGCGAAATTCTGGAAATGCAGGGCTATCGTGCGGTGAGCGCTTACAACGGGACAGAAGCCCTGAAAAAGTTCGACGAAGAAGACTTCGACATTCTGGTGACTGACTTCCGCATGGACGGCATGAACGGCGTTGAGCTTGCCAAAAAAGTCCATGAAAAGAATCCTGACGTTCCGGTAATCATCGTTACTGGTTATGGCCCTATTGACGGTGGCAAGGACGTTGCCGCTTGCCTGCAAAAAGAAGACCTCTTTCCCGCGCTGCTGGAAAAAATCAAGATGTTCCTTGGTGAAAGAGAGCCGCGTCCGCAAGAAGTAAAGACAGCTTAA